A portion of the Sulfuricurvum kujiense DSM 16994 genome contains these proteins:
- a CDS encoding chemotaxis protein CheA: MTKQEQVKAIFIEEAGEIIEKLDVDILRFEENSTDFDLLNEIFRGVHTLKGNANAFGFTRLGEFVHHFEDVLDYYRSTKEEIEIIHLELIVNSVDVIKEVMVCELDALPDLPEDYEQCLEGIKVLIASKKGGSVQSSAPAEPVSAFADLAAEFGLECPDQYENMITQSIEMMRLSQQEGMHIYRIELTLDPDSYKRGFDHQIFIGLLAEKAVLIESVFNFESVPVMENFSCEENYLPKMGIILLTTQSISEIEENFEFLFDHEYSIRVIENAAENSVPETVTAPIETVADTPKTASKTSSAGMDTSTLNAAAKSTIRIDTFKLDELFDSVGELVIAQNFIAQNEKIRLIEDESISRTIETLSKITKRIQDRVMSLRMVAIRDTFDKMKRVVRDTSKKTGKELHLNVLGEETEIDKTMIDSLSDPLIHIIRNAIDHGLEADGEERLKAGKKTEGNITLRAYHKSGSIVISVSDDGRGINKEKVLQKAIERGIITGDENLTDSQIFGLIMQPGFSTADAISDLSGRGVGLDVVKTSIEKLRGKIEIESQEGEGTTFSMVLPLTLAIIDGMLVEAAGEIYIIPTLSVVESFRPEQEIVHALKEKGEFVSLRGQHLPIIRLSDVFNLPTTERIEPWDGILVCVETEAGRIAIMVDELVGRQQVVIKPLGKSLAKLKEISGGAILGSGDIALILNVDALRPVIEGTHA, translated from the coding sequence ATGACTAAACAAGAACAAGTCAAAGCCATTTTTATCGAAGAGGCGGGAGAGATTATCGAAAAACTCGATGTCGACATTCTCCGCTTTGAAGAAAACTCTACCGATTTTGATCTCCTAAACGAAATATTTCGAGGGGTACATACCCTCAAAGGGAATGCCAATGCCTTCGGATTTACCCGTTTAGGTGAATTTGTCCACCATTTTGAGGATGTTCTAGACTATTATCGCAGTACAAAAGAGGAGATCGAGATCATTCATCTCGAATTGATTGTCAACAGTGTCGATGTAATCAAAGAGGTGATGGTATGCGAACTTGATGCACTCCCTGATCTGCCTGAGGACTATGAACAGTGCTTAGAGGGGATTAAAGTACTGATCGCATCTAAAAAAGGAGGATCGGTTCAGAGCAGTGCTCCGGCGGAGCCTGTTTCTGCATTTGCCGATCTTGCAGCGGAATTCGGATTGGAATGTCCTGATCAGTATGAGAATATGATAACTCAGTCGATTGAGATGATGCGTCTTTCCCAACAAGAGGGGATGCATATCTATCGTATCGAATTGACTCTGGATCCGGATAGCTACAAACGGGGGTTCGATCATCAGATTTTTATCGGACTTCTTGCCGAAAAAGCGGTCTTGATTGAGAGTGTTTTCAATTTTGAGTCGGTTCCGGTAATGGAAAATTTCTCGTGTGAAGAGAACTATTTGCCTAAAATGGGAATTATCCTTTTAACAACTCAATCCATTTCAGAAATTGAAGAGAATTTTGAGTTCTTATTTGATCATGAGTATTCGATACGTGTGATCGAAAACGCAGCTGAAAACAGTGTGCCTGAAACCGTTACGGCTCCTATTGAAACCGTAGCGGATACACCGAAAACGGCTTCAAAAACCTCTTCGGCTGGGATGGATACGTCAACGTTGAATGCGGCGGCCAAATCGACGATCCGAATCGATACTTTCAAACTCGATGAACTTTTCGATTCGGTCGGAGAATTGGTTATTGCCCAAAACTTTATCGCTCAAAATGAGAAAATACGTTTGATCGAAGATGAATCGATCAGCCGAACGATTGAGACTCTATCGAAAATCACCAAACGGATACAAGATCGCGTTATGAGTTTGCGGATGGTCGCTATTCGTGATACGTTTGATAAGATGAAACGTGTAGTCCGCGATACCTCCAAAAAGACGGGGAAAGAACTTCATCTCAATGTCTTGGGAGAAGAGACCGAGATCGATAAAACGATGATTGACAGCCTCTCAGACCCGTTGATCCATATTATCCGTAACGCTATCGACCACGGGCTTGAAGCCGACGGTGAGGAACGGCTGAAAGCGGGCAAAAAAACGGAAGGGAATATTACCTTGCGTGCCTACCATAAAAGCGGCAGTATCGTCATCAGTGTCAGCGATGACGGTCGTGGAATCAACAAAGAGAAAGTATTGCAAAAAGCGATTGAACGGGGAATTATTACAGGGGATGAAAATCTCACCGATTCTCAAATCTTCGGATTGATTATGCAGCCCGGATTCTCAACCGCCGATGCGATCAGTGATCTCTCCGGTCGCGGTGTCGGATTGGACGTCGTGAAAACGTCGATTGAAAAGCTGCGAGGGAAAATAGAGATTGAATCGCAAGAGGGGGAGGGGACAACCTTTTCGATGGTGTTGCCTCTGACACTTGCCATTATTGACGGTATGCTGGTTGAAGCGGCGGGTGAAATTTACATTATCCCTACCCTGAGTGTGGTTGAGTCGTTCCGGCCGGAACAGGAGATCGTCCATGCTCTCAAAGAAAAAGGGGAATTTGTATCGTTGCGCGGACAGCATCTTCCGATTATCCGTCTTAGCGATGTATTTAATCTACCTACGACTGAGCGGATTGAGCCGTGGGATGGAATTTTGGTATGTGTGGAGACCGAAGCAGGCCGCATTGCTATCATGGTCGATGAACTGGTAGGGCGTCAACAGGTTGTTATCAAACCGCTCGGAAAATCTTTGGCGAAACTCAAAGAGATATCCGGCGGAGCGATTTTAGGAAGCGGGGACATTGCATTAATTCTGAACGTTGATGCGCTTCGTCCGGTAATTGAGGGAACACATGCTTGA